TCTTCCATCACTTTTCACATCTTCCACAACTTTTCTCAAAACTTTCTCAGCATAACCTCTCCGTCTAAATTCTGGAAGTGTGTTCACTCCAAAAATCATCTGCCAATCACCATTTTCATCATGTAATTTAGGATTTTCAAACATTTCATCTGTCAAAATTTCATCATTCGTAGCCATCCCATTTACAAATGAAACAATTTTACCATCCTCATTTTCCAAAATCCAAAAAAAATCTGGATAAACTTCCAATCTCCCACGAAAACTCTCTTCAGTTGCCGCCTCTGTAGCTGGAAAACACTCTGCTTCTATTTTTGTCAATTCTTCTAAATCATTAATTGTCGCTTTTCTAATTCCCATTTTTTATTTTTCCTTTTCTAATTTTTTATAAACTTTCAAAATTAAGAGAGTACAAATTTCGTATAATAAAATAATTAATTAATTTATTTAGTTTACAGGTTTTAAAAAAATTAAATACTCTCAAAACTAATAATAATAATCTATTTTTTTACTTTCTAGAACAATTAGAATAAACAATATTCCTGTTTCTAAAAAATTTCAACTTATGAAATTTCAACTAATTCCTGACATTCTTTACCATGTATTATATTTTAAGTTTACACAAAATTATGGATACTCTCTTAATCAAAAACAACCTTCCATTTATCCCTATTTCTATTCGCCTCAAAGCACATTTTTACTTGCTCAGCCGTAATTTTTTTTGTTTCCAGTTCAGGTAATTCATCAATCCCAAAATATCTACTGCCAACCGTTTCAATATTTTTCTCAAATTTTCCACTCACATATTTACACAAAACAAATACTTTCGTTATACCATATGGAATCTTTCTTCCAAGACCTTTCGTCACATCAAGTAAAGCAATAATCATTTCAGCACTAGCCTCAATCCCAGCTTCTTCCTTAACTTCCTTCAACACATTTTCCTTCACAGAAAGATAAACATCTGCCCATCCACCTGGCAATGCCCATTTCCCATTACTTTCCTGAATCAAAAGAATCTTATCATCTTCAAAAATCACGCCTCTCACATCAATCTTAGGCGTCTGATATCCAACTTCATTACAAAATAAATCCTTTACCTTTTCTATCGAAATCTCAGTTTTGTGTGCCACCATTTCTGCTGAAATTTCCCTAATTCTCTCAAATCGCTCAATATCAAATTTATCTTTTCCATAAGCAAGTCCTGCTTGTGCTAGACTTTGAAGTTCAATTGCCCAGTCTAACCATTTTTGTTCTTCTTCTTCATTTTTATTCACTGATTATCACCCACTGTTTTAAAGTTATTACTTAACTGCTATTTTTCAAATTTTCTATAAATATCTAATTTATTTACTAAAAACTTTTACTTTCTTCCCATAAAATGCTATCCCTATCTGTGAACTACTCCCGCTTTTAGAAGCGGGAGCTTCTTGGGAAGTATCTGCTTTTGTTAGCCAAATATATTTACCAAGCTCTTCGGGTAGTTCCTACCCTGTTTTTTTATTTCCTAATATTTCAACATCAATTTTCCAATGTTTTTTATATTCAATGCCGCATTGTAATCTCTATCAATTTCAATCCCACAGCACTCACATCTATAACTTCTTTCTGATAATTTCAGTTCCTCTTTAACATTTCCACATTTACTACAAGTTTTCGATGACGGAAACCACTTATCTATCTTCAAAAATTGTTTCCCTAAAAATATCAGTTTATACTCAAGCATTCTCAAAAACATTCCCCATCCATTATCTCCTACACTTTTCCCAAAATTTAATGCCTGGCTCATCCCTTTCATATTCAAATCCTCAACAACCACAGCATTATAATCTTCAGACAATTTTTTCGATAATTTATGTAGAAAATCTCTTCGGCAATTTTTGATATACTCATGCAACTTTGATATTTTCGCTTTTTGTTTATACCAATTTTTAGAAAATTTTACTTTTCTCGATAATGATTTTTGTAATTTCTTCAATTTTTTCTCCAACATCCTAAAATATCTTGGATAATCAGCCCTTTGGTTTTCAGAGCTGACAAATAATTCAGACATTGAAAAATCAAGTCCAATCACTTTATCATTACTTGGTATTTTTTGAATTTCTTTTTCAAATTCCGTCAAAACAGAAACATAGTAATTTCCATTACTATTTGTCAATGTTACTGACTTTATCTTGTAATCTTTTGTTATTTCTCTATGATATTTTAATTTAACTTTTTTCAATTTTGGCAAAACCAAATATTTATTTTCTTCAATTCGTATTGAATTATTCACACAATTTGTCGTATAACTTTTAACATTATTCTTTTTAGATTTGAACCTTGGAAATTTTGCCCTCTTCTGAAAGAAATTCGTAAACGATCGTTTTACATTCAATTGAGCATTCGAAAGTGCCAAACTGTCTACTTCTTTTAGAAATTGATTTTCACTTTTCAAACTGGCAGGTGTAATTATTTTATTTTTTCCAGTTTCTTCATAAAATTTATTCGCAGTATACAAAATTTTGTTGTAAACAAAACGAACACATCCAAAAGTCTTATTTATCAATAATTCCTGATCTTTATTTGGATAAATTCTGTATTTGAATGCCAAATTATATTTCATAAAATTACACCTCCTTTTGATTTTGAATATTATTTTTAATTATTTCTTTAGAGATTTTATCATTAATGATTTCTCTTCGATATTTTATACAAAAATTGTATCATAAGAGTATCCTTTTTTCAATTTTTTTTACAAAAAAAGCAATTCATCTCCCACTTATAGAAGTCAGAGACTTCTTGCTATCTTTTGTTAAAATTTTTTTTATTCCTCTAGCCTTTAATCTCGTGTCATATTTTTTCTCATCAATCTGTTTTAGAGCTTCTTCTGCCTTTAAAGTCATCCTATTTTCCGTTTTAGAAATTTTAAATTCCATTAAATACGCTTTTTCATTGCTTTTTATTGGAATCATCGCAAGATCATATCTTCCATATCCGCTCTCATTATTTGAAATAATTTCATATTTTCCCATCAAAAATCCTACAAGACCTATCATAAACACTTGATAAATTTTCTCCATTTCACTATCCAAATCAAAATGACTAAGCATATTTACCATTATTTCACCTAATGTCTTTTCAAATTTCTTAATATCTCCACTTTCTAATGCTTTTATCAAAATACTTGTTTTCAATTCTGTTCCAAAAAATCTATTTAAAAACATATTCCCAAAATATTTTCTAATTTCCTTATTTGGAATTTTTAAATTATAAATATTTGTATATTCTGAAGTTTCATCAATTTCAATTTGTTCTTTAGCCTTTGTCAAATATCCGCTATACAAAAACAATTGCCATATTTCGTCATCGTTACTCAAAAGACTTTTTATCGTTGTCCCATCTGAAATATATTTTTCAATACTTTCTCCATCAGTAAATCGCTTTAAATCTGTATAAACATCTTCTCCCGCTTGATCTAACATATTTTCTAAAAGTGTATTTCCAGAAACATTTGCCCAATATGCTTTTATTTCTCCATTATCAACATAATTTATGATTGACCAAGGATTATAAACTCTTTTATCTCCAAAAATATATCCATTATACCATTCTTTAACTTCTTCAATTTTATATTTCATTTCAAAATAATCAAGCATTTTAATTACTTCACTTTCAAGAAGTCCAAAATACTCTGAAAATTTTTTATTTAAAATAGTATCTACCTTCAAATTATTTAATCCAGAAAAAATCTCTTCCTTTATAATCCAAGTTATCCCAGTCAAAATCCCATATTTCAAAGAATCATTAGTTTTTAATGCCGAACTATAAAATACTTGAAAAAAATTTATTGCTTCATTGTAATAACCTTTATCAAAAGCATTAATTATTGGTGCATCATATTCGTCTATTAAAATTATTACTTTTTTCCCATAATATTTGTAAATATAATTTGATAATAATTTTAAAGCAGTTTCATAATCACCTTTTTCCTCTTCATAAAATATTTTATCAAATTTTATTTTATCTCGCTTATTCATTATTTCTCTCATATCTTCAAATTCAGCATACAAATCAGAAATAAAAGATTTTAAATTTTCAAAAGTATCTTCCCAAGTATCCGCCCTTAAATCCTTCAACGAAACAAAAATAACAGGATATTTCCCTTGCTCTTTCATATATTCGCTACCAAATATCTTCAATCCCTCAAAAAGTGTCCTATTCTCATCTTTATTTCTCACATCAAAAAAATACTTAATCATCGACATATTAAGCGTTTTTCCAAATCTTCTCGGTCTTGTAAAAAGTGTCACAGCAGCTCTATTTACAAGAATATCTTCTATTAACATTGACTTATCTACATAATAATAATTATCTTTTATTATATCTTCAAAATTTTCAATTCCTATAGGTATTGCTTTTTTCTCCATAAAATCCCCCTTAAAATTTTATTTATTTCTCATATCTATCTGTCTAATCATTTTTTTATATTTTATTTAAGATACCAAAAAATTTTTTGTTATTATCTTTTTTTATGAATGGGATTATATTTAATCTGCTAACTCGCTTTTTTTATCCCACATACCGTCTTTTATATAATAAAATATCATTGAAACTAATAATTTCATTGTGATACCAAAAGATAAGACATCTCTACTATTTTTTTTAAATACATTATTAGATAATTCTGTATAATTTCTTATTATCATAAACATAAATCCATTAAATAGTACATATAATAATATTATTACAGTTATTGAGATTAACAACCTTTTTCTTATAACTTGTGTTATTTTCTTTTCAGAAAAAAATTTTAAAAAAACAAATACATATAGTTGTTCCAGTAAAAGTATTACGAGTCTTAAAATAATAAACCACTTATAGCTATTCTCATTACCTAAATCTGATATTTTCATATTTTTAACATTTAAGAAATTCCAAGAATCAAGTTGAATATAGATAACTAATGCCATAAACATTAGAAACATTACTATACCAAATTTTTTTATAAATATTCTAATTCCTAAAATTATCATCATTATATATGCTATAAACAACACAATCATGATAGAAAATATGATATAACTTATATTTAAATTTTTGTTGCACCAAAAATAAATAAATAAAATTAAAATTAAAACTGGAATTCCAATTTTTAAACAATAATTTTTTTTCCTATTTTTCGAATTTATATTTTTTTCAATTTGATTTTTAATATTTTTGCCCTTTTTATTTTCAATTTTTTTTAACAAATGAAACCGTTTGATGTGTCGCATCAGGCTTATCCACATAAACTTTTTATTTTCAATTTTTTTTAACAAATGAAACCACAACGAGAATAGTAATAATAATATTGGTAATATTATTATTATAAGATCTACAATAGGTAGTGGAAACTCTTTTATAGGAATTATTAATAACTTGCATCTAAGACAATTGACTAAATTAAAAAGACAATTGACTAAATTAAAAATTTTTTTTTTGTATATATAGCATTTATTATCAAAAAATACAGAAGAGCATACTCCCCATACAATAATAATTACAAAAAGACATTTAAATTGCCAGCTCCATTTTTCTTCTTTTTCTAAACTCATATTCTTCCTTTCATTATATAACATTTTTTATTTATAAAATCTCTTTCGCAAAACTCCCCTCATTTTCAGTTCCCAATAGAAGTTCTTCAACAGTTGCCGCAATATCAGCAAAAGTTTTTCTAGTTCCAATATTTACATTCTTTTTAACATTTTTTCCGTAAATCAATATTGGAATGTACTCTCTTGTGTGGTCAGTCCCTTTATAAGTAGGATCATTTCCGTGATCGGCAGTGATAATCAAGATTTCATCATCTTTCAAGTTTTTTTCAATTTCAGGCAACCAATTGTCAAATTCAATCAAAGCATTTACATAACCTTCCACATTTCTTCTATGCCCATAAACTGCATCAAAGTCAACCAAATTAGTAAAAATCAATCCTTTTGTATCTTCTTTCAATGCCACAATTGTTTTTTTAATTCCATCCAAATTATCCTGATTAGCTTTTCTATTGTCTGTAATTCCTTTTCCATTGAACAGGTCGCTCGTTTTTCCAATTCCAACTACATCAAGTCCAGCTTTTTCCAATCTTTCAAGCATTGTTTCTTTTGGCGGATCAATCGAAAAATCGTGTCTGTTTGCAGTTCTTTTAAATTCTCCAACTTTTTTACCAACATAAGGTCTTGCAATTACCCTTGCTACAGGCGATTTTTCATTACAAATTTCAAGTGCAATTTCACATGCTTTGTAAAGTTCTTCAAGTGGTATAATTTCTTCATTCGCAGCAATCTGAAACACAGGATCTGCCGAACCGTAAACTATCCAATTTCCAGTTTTAATTTGTTCTTCTCCATATTGATCAATCGCTACAGTCCCTGAAATTGGCTTATTCAACATAGCTTTTCTTCCAGTTTTTTCTTCAAATTCCTTTATAACTTCATCTGAAAATCCATTTTGATAGTTTGGAAACGGTCTTTCCAATGGCACACCAGCAATTTCCCAATGTCCAGTCGTAGAATCTTTTCCATGCGACACCTCAATCGCTCTTCCATAGGCCCCTTCAGCACTTTCCACAGCTGGAGTTCCTTCAATCTCAGTAATATTTCCAAGTCCTAATTTACCCATATTAGGCAAACTCATTCCACCATGAGCTTTCGCCATATTCCCTAAAGTATTTGATCCGCAATCATCAAACAAATTCGCATCAGGCAATTCTCCTGCTCCAACACTGTCTAAAACTATTATTGTTATTCTTTCTATTTTTTTCATTTTTTATCTTCCTTTCTTTTTTATTTAATTATATCTTTTATCTGTTTTAAAAGCAATTGATTTTAAGATTTTTTTATTCATCAGAACCATAAACAATCATTAATAAATGTTCTTTGTACCGTATTATTCCAGCTGAAAAAACATTATATGCATAAAATTCACTTAAAATATCTTCATATTTCTTTATCGCTAAATAAAAATTTACAGGCTCACCAAACCAATGTGTTATTTGATAAAAAAAATGTCTTACATTCCAGTATTGTTCCTTTTTATCTGCTTTATTTTCTAAATTTTCAATTATTTCCTCAACAGTAAATTCTGTTTGCAATTTAATAAATTCAGAAATTCTATCGTAACCAGTTTTTGTTTCATTTTGTTTTATCAGCTTTTCGTATTTTCTATTTTTTTTGAAAACAATGTTCAATTTTTCCAATTTTTTTCTAATATTATCATCTTTTTTTTCAGATGAACTATTTGCATAATATTGCAATAATTTTTTCTTTATTATTTCATTCAAATCATTATTTTTATCATTATCAATAAAAAATGTATCAATATATATTGCCGTATATTCAGGACAAATCTTCATCCCATTATTCCAACACATTGAAACACCTTCAATAAATCCTTCAATGTAATCCTTATTCTTCATTGTAATAATTCCTTTTCAAAATCATTATTTTTAATAGAAAATATAAACATGTGTAATATTCATATAAATACATACTATTTTTATAATTTCAATTATCATATTTTTTATAATTTTTAGGCATAACATTATTCTGAAAATAATAATAATCCCTTTTATAAAAATAATTTTCATAATTAATCACTACTTTTTCATCTGTTTCCAAAAAACTGTCTACAATATAAATTCCTTTTTTCTTTTCAAATATTGATATACTGTAATTACTATATCTTTTCATAATATAATCTTTTCTAAAAAATTTTATCATAATCATCACTAGTAATAATATTATTATTACAAATAGTTCAATCATTAATTCTAAATCCCCCCAAGCAACTCCAACCGAAAAAATTGATACTATGCTAAATATTGAACAGCACAACATATGAAATCTTTCAAAAATTGAATATTTCACATATAATTTTTCTCCATTCACTTTTTCACGAATTTCTTTTTTTGGATAACCTATTTTCTCCAACAAATATTCCAAAATTTCATCTTTATTTTTTATATCACAAAAAACATAACTTTTCTCATGATTATTTTCTATTGAAACATCAGTTATCAAATTGCATAAATACTTATAAACACTTATTGTACTGTCAAAATTCAAAAGAATATCATAAGAACTTAGTATATTTTTTCTCACTATCAATTTTTTTATATCACTATATTCAATAGTTTTCTCAAAAAATATACCTTTTATTTTCACTTCATAATCAAAAAAATCAAATTTCATCTTACTTTTAATAATCATTACCAAAAGAAATCTATAAACAAAATAACTTATTCCAATAACCAAAAAAATTATTCCAACCTTTTCTTTTTTATTAAATAAAATATCAATTCCTCCTAATAAATGACTTAAATATATTACTAGAAAAAATATATCCCACATATTAATTTCAAATTTTGAATATTTTATTTCCATATAATTTATCTCCAAATTTTATTATTTCTTCCTATATCTTCTCCCTTTTCTCTCTCCAATCGCTTCCAAAATCCCACCTTTCACAAGTTTATTCAAAAATCTTCTCGCCGTAGAATCCGAAACATTCAAAATCTTTTGAGCCTCACTATTATCAATATAATTATTTTTCTCAAAATATACTTTTAGTATTTTCAACCTTTGAAACTCTTTATCAGTCATTTTATCAGTCAAAATATCAGTCATTTCCCAACATTTCTAACTATCCCTTATCATTTCTTTCTTTTTCCACAATATTTCCAATTTCCTCTGCCATATACAACGGTAAATTTAACAACCATTCTTCTTTTTTATAATCATTCATTGATATTCTTACTGATATTTCGGGGTTATATTTTTCTTTATACATTTTCAAACTTTTTGCTTTCAAATTTACTTCAGCTTTTACTTCGACAGGGATTACACTTTCTCCATTATCTAATAAAAAATCAATTTCACATGAACCACGGTCATTTGTGTAATAATATGTATTCAAATTTTCAATTGTAACAAGTTGCTGCAGCACATATTGTTCTGTTAATGCTCCTTTAAATTCAACAAATAGTTTATTTCCTTCAATAAGCGTACTCTGATTCAATCCTGTCATGCAGGTAAGAAGTCCTGTATCAAGTAAAAATAATTTAAAAGCCTTTAAATCCTCGTATACTTTTAATGGAAGTTTAGGATTATTAACCCTGTTCACTTTATAAATAAGACCACAATCAATAAGCCACATTAATGCCATTTCATATTCTTTTGCCCTCGCACCTTCTCTAACCAGACCATAGATAAACTTTTTATTTTCTTTTGCAAGTTGTGATGGAATACTATTCCATAACATTCTCAATCTAGGCACAATTTCATTTGGAGCATGTTTTGAAAAATCCTGTTCATAAGCTAAAAGTATACGCTTTTGAATTTCCCTTACTTCATTAAAATCCTTATTTTCCGAAAAATGAAGTACACATTCAGGCATTCCACCTACAAAATAATAGTATTTAAGCATATCTATAAATTTTTGCTTAAACACTTTTATCATCTGATAATCATTATTTTCAACAAGTTTTAAAAATTTTTCATTCCCTGTGGCAAGTAAAAATTCCTTAAAAGATAAAGGATACAACTTTAAAAAGTCAATTTTCCCAACTGGAAATGATGTTCCCTCATGCAGTGCAACTCCTAGCAACGAACCTGCACAAACAATATGATACTGCTGTGCATTTTCGTAAAAATATTTAAGGCTGGAAATTGCTCTTGGAACTTCCTGAACTTCATCAAAAATAATCAAAGTTTCTTCAGGTACTATTTTTATTCCACTATAAAGCTCAATCCCCATAATCAGTCGCTCTACATCTAAATCTGTTTCAAACAATTCTTTCATATTAGAATTAGAATCAAAATTTATATAAACTGTATTTTTATAAGCC
This genomic stretch from Leptotrichia sp. oral taxon 218 harbors:
- a CDS encoding ATP-binding protein, producing the protein MYRIAIENLYEWKNKKNRKPLIIQGARQVGKTWLMKEFGKKAYKNTVYINFDSNSNMKELFETDLDVERLIMGIELYSGIKIVPEETLIIFDEVQEVPRAISSLKYFYENAQQYHIVCAGSLLGVALHEGTSFPVGKIDFLKLYPLSFKEFLLATGNEKFLKLVENNDYQMIKVFKQKFIDMLKYYYFVGGMPECVLHFSENKDFNEVREIQKRILLAYEQDFSKHAPNEIVPRLRMLWNSIPSQLAKENKKFIYGLVREGARAKEYEMALMWLIDCGLIYKVNRVNNPKLPLKVYEDLKAFKLFLLDTGLLTCMTGLNQSTLIEGNKLFVEFKGALTEQYVLQQLVTIENLNTYYYTNDRGSCEIDFLLDNGESVIPVEVKAEVNLKAKSLKMYKEKYNPEISVRISMNDYKKEEWLLNLPLYMAEEIGNIVEKERNDKG
- a CDS encoding phosphopentomutase gives rise to the protein MKKIERITIIVLDSVGAGELPDANLFDDCGSNTLGNMAKAHGGMSLPNMGKLGLGNITEIEGTPAVESAEGAYGRAIEVSHGKDSTTGHWEIAGVPLERPFPNYQNGFSDEVIKEFEEKTGRKAMLNKPISGTVAIDQYGEEQIKTGNWIVYGSADPVFQIAANEEIIPLEELYKACEIALEICNEKSPVARVIARPYVGKKVGEFKRTANRHDFSIDPPKETMLERLEKAGLDVVGIGKTSDLFNGKGITDNRKANQDNLDGIKKTIVALKEDTKGLIFTNLVDFDAVYGHRRNVEGYVNALIEFDNWLPEIEKNLKDDEILIITADHGNDPTYKGTDHTREYIPILIYGKNVKKNVNIGTRKTFADIAATVEELLLGTENEGSFAKEIL
- a CDS encoding NUDIX hydrolase N-terminal domain-containing protein — translated: MNKNEEEEQKWLDWAIELQSLAQAGLAYGKDKFDIERFERIREISAEMVAHKTEISIEKVKDLFCNEVGYQTPKIDVRGVIFEDDKILLIQESNGKWALPGGWADVYLSVKENVLKEVKEEAGIEASAEMIIALLDVTKGLGRKIPYGITKVFVLCKYVSGKFEKNIETVGSRYFGIDELPELETKKITAEQVKMCFEANRNRDKWKVVFD
- a CDS encoding winged helix-turn-helix transcriptional regulator, whose translation is MTDILTDKMTDKEFQRLKILKVYFEKNNYIDNSEAQKILNVSDSTARRFLNKLVKGGILEAIGERKGRRYRKK
- a CDS encoding AAA family ATPase, which encodes MEKKAIPIGIENFEDIIKDNYYYVDKSMLIEDILVNRAAVTLFTRPRRFGKTLNMSMIKYFFDVRNKDENRTLFEGLKIFGSEYMKEQGKYPVIFVSLKDLRADTWEDTFENLKSFISDLYAEFEDMREIMNKRDKIKFDKIFYEEEKGDYETALKLLSNYIYKYYGKKVIILIDEYDAPIINAFDKGYYNEAINFFQVFYSSALKTNDSLKYGILTGITWIIKEEIFSGLNNLKVDTILNKKFSEYFGLLESEVIKMLDYFEMKYKIEEVKEWYNGYIFGDKRVYNPWSIINYVDNGEIKAYWANVSGNTLLENMLDQAGEDVYTDLKRFTDGESIEKYISDGTTIKSLLSNDDEIWQLFLYSGYLTKAKEQIEIDETSEYTNIYNLKIPNKEIRKYFGNMFLNRFFGTELKTSILIKALESGDIKKFEKTLGEIMVNMLSHFDLDSEMEKIYQVFMIGLVGFLMGKYEIISNNESGYGRYDLAMIPIKSNEKAYLMEFKISKTENRMTLKAEEALKQIDEKKYDTRLKARGIKKILTKDSKKSLTSISGR
- a CDS encoding RNA-guided endonuclease TnpB family protein, with the translated sequence MKYNLAFKYRIYPNKDQELLINKTFGCVRFVYNKILYTANKFYEETGKNKIITPASLKSENQFLKEVDSLALSNAQLNVKRSFTNFFQKRAKFPRFKSKKNNVKSYTTNCVNNSIRIEENKYLVLPKLKKVKLKYHREITKDYKIKSVTLTNSNGNYYVSVLTEFEKEIQKIPSNDKVIGLDFSMSELFVSSENQRADYPRYFRMLEKKLKKLQKSLSRKVKFSKNWYKQKAKISKLHEYIKNCRRDFLHKLSKKLSEDYNAVVVEDLNMKGMSQALNFGKSVGDNGWGMFLRMLEYKLIFLGKQFLKIDKWFPSSKTCSKCGNVKEELKLSERSYRCECCGIEIDRDYNAALNIKNIGKLMLKY
- a CDS encoding GNAT family N-acetyltransferase, with amino-acid sequence MGIRKATINDLEELTKIEAECFPATEAATEESFRGRLEVYPDFFWILENEDGKIVSFVNGMATNDEILTDEMFENPKLHDENGDWQMIFGVNTLPEFRRRGYAEKVLRKVVEDVKSDGRKGVVLTCKDRLVPFYEKIGFVNEGLSESIHGGAVWYNMRIIFYENF